A stretch of Aedes aegypti strain LVP_AGWG chromosome 2, AaegL5.0 Primary Assembly, whole genome shotgun sequence DNA encodes these proteins:
- the LOC5566141 gene encoding ras-related GTP-binding protein C: MSYQDEEEQIGYQVGSFPKDFGYGNFDHEDSNSRSAEDKPRILLMGLRRSGKSSIQKVVFHKMSPNETLFLESTNKIVKDDINNSSFVQFQIWDFPGQIDFFDPTFDSDMIFGGCGALVFVIDAQDEYIEALAKLNQTVTKAHKVNPRIKFEVFIHKVDGVSDDFKMESQRDIHSRATDDLADAGLEGVHLSFHLTSIYDHSIFEAFSKVVQKLIPQLPTLENLLNIFISNSGIEKAFLFDVVSKIYIATDCSPVDMQSYELCCDMIDVVIDLSCIYGSKDDPDVAAFDDHSSSLIKMNNSTILYLREVNKFLALVCIIREENFSRQGVIDYNFLCFREAITQVFELRLKNQKLEAAEHSQDHDSDYQGSIPSTGTASQNFDQHMSNTAVA, translated from the exons ATG AGCTATCAAGATGAGGAAGAACAAATCGGCTATCAGGTGGGATCTTTCCCCAAGGATTTTGGGTACGGAAACTTTGATCATGAGGATAGCAATTCTCGCTCAGCAGAAGATAAGCCTCGGATTCTTCTGATGGGCCTTAGAAGATCAGGAAAAagctccatacaaaaagtggtGTTCCACAAAATGTCTCCAAACGAAACATTGTTCCTGGAATCGACCAATAAAATCGTCAAAGATGACATCAACAATAGCAGCTTTGTGCAATTCCAGATTTGGGATTTCCCAGGACAAATTGATTTCTTCGATCCAACTTTTGATTCCGATATGATCTTTGGAGGTTGTGGAGCATTGGTATTCGTTATTGATGCTCAAGATGAATACATTGAAGCTTTAGCAAAACTCAACCAAACAGTAACTAAAGCCCATAAGGTAAATCCAAGGATCAAGTTCGAAGTATTTATTCACAAAGTGGATGGAGTGAGTGATGACTTCAAAATGGAGTCTCAAAGAGATATCCATTCTCGAGCTACAGATGATCTGGCTGATGCTGGATTGGAAGGAGTCCACCTGAGCTTCCATTTAACGTCAATTTACGACCACTCAATATTCGAAGCTTTTTCtaaagttgttcaaaagttGATCCCTCAGTTACCGACACTTGAAAACCTACTCAACATTTTTATTTCG aactctggaatcgaaaagGCTTTTCTGTTCGATGTGGTATCTAAGATTTATATAGCAACTGATTGCTCGCCAGTGGATATGCAAAGCTACGAATTATGCTGTGACATGATTGATGTTGTGATAGACCTGTCTTGCATCTACGG GTCTAAGGATGATCCAGATGTTGCTGCATTCGACGACCACAGTTCCAGCCTGATAAAAATGAACAACAGCACGATTTTGTATCTTCGGGAAGTGAACAAATTTTTGGCTCTCGTGTGCATCATACGTGAAGAAAATTTCTCTCGCCAAGGAGTAATCGACTACAACTTTCTGTGCTTTCGAGAAGCCATCACTCAGGTTTTTGAATTGCGACTGAAAAATCAGAAACTGGAGGCTGCTGAACACAGTCAAGACCATGATAGCGATTATCAAGGTTCGATTCCCTCTACGGGCACGGCTTCACAAAACTTCGATCAGCATATGAGTAATACTGCTGTGGCCTAA